The following nucleotide sequence is from Kineobactrum salinum.
CCCCAAACACAGGGCAATGCCATGTTGATGCCAAAAATCAGGCTTGCGCAACGCCAGTTGTTCAACTGTCTTTTCTCCCGAAAGATAGTCTTTTGATAGTGGCGGGCGTTCATAGGGCGCATCGGGTTCATCGCCGATTATAGTGATCGAACCATCGAAGTTGCCCTGCCTGAGGCTCATCGCAACTTGAACACCGCCCTGGCCTGCTCCAACAATAAGAATATCGGTGCTGTATGTCATATGGCCTCTGATTATTTCAGTTTAATCTTCAGGAGCAATAACTACCCTCATCCCATTGAGGTCATCGGAAATCGTTACCTGGCAGGACAAACGGGAATTCTCATTCCGGTGAGATGTACTATCCAAAAGGGCATCTTCGTCCTCACTGATCTTTGGCAAATTTTGCATAAACCCGGGCTCGATATAGACGTGGCAGGTTGCACAGGAACAGCATCCACCACAGATTGCCGCCACTTCATCTATACCGGCCTCCCGGATTACCTCCATCAAACTCATATCGTTTTCTGATTCCACGATATGCTGTTCATTTTCTCTGGTAGAGATGGTAATACTCGGCATGGGGGCTTCTCTATCTTTAATCCATCAGAAGAACGTTGTAAGGTTCTTGAACAGTAACTTGCTCTGATCCAGAAAAATGGAGCGCTTTTGGACAAGGAAACCATGATCGGTAATGCGCAGAACATCGATGCGCTTGCCCACGAACAGACGCACCTCTTCCTCACGGCGGTTCACATAGACGATAAACCTGCTCTTGACCGTCACGTCTGTTTCCGATCGACTCTGGATGCGGATATTGGTGATGATATGAGTAGTGCGGGAAAAGGGTTCTTCGGCCCAGTGATCGCCGCCCTTGAGCTGCATTACGCGCTGGAGAAGCGTCTTCTTGTCCTCGTCGAACCAGGCGGCATCTGATTGCTCGCGTGTATATTCCGCCTCGGTATCATTGTGTTTGACATTTCTCGCAAGCGGCATCCAATAGCGGGCATCTTCCGCAAACAACTCCAGCCAGGCATCAAAGTTCCTTTCGTCCAGAAGCTCACCTTCATAGGCGAAAAAGTGCTCGATCTTTTCCTTCAACATTATATATTCACTGTTTACCGTGTCTCCCACACGCTCAGCCGCGCTTGTCGTGTCCTGATTCATTTGCTTTCCTCCTGTCCGCGGCTACGGACCGGATGTCCCATCATCTCAGACCACCGCTGATAGAACACCCGCTGCGCATGTTCGGATACGCCTTCATCGACATAGGCTCCCTCACCCAGCCAGGGTACGGGCCAGGCCCATTTGGCCTCCCCCATATGAAGCATATAATTCATCGGTAAGTGTTGCGCAGCAAGGCTTTGCGCGCCAACCTGGGCCGAGGCCCAGTTCTCGATGTCGTCCTGCTCCACCATCCCCGAGGGGCCGCCATAGCGCAGCAGATAATGCCGCAAGGCGTCTTTGACTTCCTGCGGTGCTTTCTTGGGCACGAAGTACCACTTCCACATTTCCGTCCTGCCCGGTGACCTTGGCACCGCCAGCGTAATTTGCCAACGATTGGCTGAATTGTAGGCAATGCTGGGAAACACGATACCGCCCCGGTTAAGCAGGCGCCCCTTTTCGCCCAGCCGCTTCTGGCGCGCGTCATGTGCCTCACGGAAATAGTCGTCTACCTCGGGGATTTGCGACCACTGCGAATGATACTCCCGCTGTTCATCGTCATAGAGATTAACACGGGCGGCATGTCCACCCTCCGGATAGGCGACATTCAGCGTCTTGAAAGTGTGTTTGTCGGCATTCCACGCATGGCGGCCACGCAGGCCGGAAAGGGCAATACCGACGCGCTGTACCGAATTGTGGCTGACATCATGATAGAGGTCACCGGCGCTATTTTCCGCGCCCAGCTTCCAGTTGCTGTGAATTTCAAACTTCAGAATACCGTCGACCACTTCGAGACCGTCGTCCTCGCCATCCGGGCCCTGCAGAAAATCTCGCAACATCAACGTCATGTCGCCCAGCGTTTCCTCGAAGGGCAGTACTTCGTCATTGAAAGTTGCCCAGATCGATCCGTAGTAGCAGGTTACCCGCGCTTTGACCAGGCCCCACTGCTTGCGGTCGAGCCTGTCGCAGTAGCCTTCCTTTGCCAGCGGCAGTCCGGTCAGATCCCCTTTGTTCGAGAAAGTCCAGCCGTGATAGGGACAGGTGAACATCTTGGCATTCCCCTGGTCATACCGGCAGACCGGCATGCCACGGTGGGTGCAGACATTGAGAAGCACCTGAACCTCACCGTCTGAATCACGCGTTACGACAACAGCATCCCGGCCTGCCTGGGAGAGAAAGAAATCGTCACTGTTCGGAATCTGACTCTCGTGCCCCACAAATAGCCACGACTTGCCGAAGACCTCGGTTATCTCTCTCTCAAAGATCTTTTGATCCGTAAAGACCGTTCTGTCCACCAACCCCGCTTCAGCATCGACCAGTCGCTCATCATTTGAATTACATTTCATGTTAACGTCCTTATCTTTTGCCACTTGCAACAACTACTCGCCTGATTAACACTTCTCGTTTGATTAAAAGCAGCAAACCCGCCCATTAGCCAATGTAGAATAAGTTATCATGGCATAGCATTTAATGTCAACAAGGCTTCATTAATGACTGCACACCTGTAACAGCGCGGCATTTAGCCCATAACGGGCGCTTTGAAGGTTCAATTCGGGCTACAGATTGATGTGTGTCGACTGAATCATGGATACAGCGGCACTACACCCTTTTCCCTGGCGTAGGATTCGTAATCCGCAACAAGTTCTTGCAGCTTTGCCGGCTTCAGGTCGGCCAGATCACTGGTTTCGCCTGGATCGTCGGCAATATTGAAGAGCTGCCAGCGCCCTTCCCCCACGGACCTGACTGGAGCTCCCTTTTCAGGTTTTGGCAGGAATACAGCTTTCCAGTCACCTTTACGAAGCGCGCGGCGGTAGAGGAGCTCATAGCCCAATGGCTCATCCGCAGAGCGCACGATTGACATCCGTCCATTCAACACTTTGCGCATGCTGCGCCCTTCGTACGGCAGGATGGGTCGGCCGGCAAAGCGAGCCGGCTGAGAAAGTCCGGCGAGATCGAGCAACGTCGGCGCCACGTCACGGACATCCAGATTGGCATTCAGTATCCGCCCTCCACCTTTGACAAGCTTACCGGCGGCAAAAGCGGCTACGCGGATCCCTCCCTCTGTAGGGTAGCCCTTCATGAGCCGGGAAGGTGTGGAATTCGCCTGCGCCCAGCCCGGACCATAGGACACGTAACTGGTGGCATTGCCGATATTTTCCAACCCGTTATCGACGCCGATTTCAGGCGCTGGCGGGAGGTTATTCAAATGATCGGGGCTAAGGTCCTCGCGACCATCCGGTCCGTTATCGGCGAGGAATAGGACAAGAGTGTTATTGTACCAGCCAAGCCGTTTCAGCGCGGCAACCAGCCGGCCGATATTCCAGTCCATGCGATCCACCATCGCGGCATAGACCTCCATCTTCCTGGCCTCGATTTCTTTCTCCTCGGTGCTCAAGGAATCCCAGGGCCTGGCAAGCTCCATGGCGTGAGGAACGGCGTCGAGCGGAACCAGGCCCAGTCGCTTTTGGCGGGCCAACCGCGCACGGCTCAGCACTTCATAGCCGCCGTCATAGCGTCCTTTATATTTCGCAATATCCTTTTGCGGGGCCTGAATCGGCCAATGTGGGGCCGTAAAGGCAAGATAGGCGAAGAAAGGCCGAGAATCGTTCGCCTGACCGGCCCCGTCCTCCAGCAGACGGATCAGTCGATCGGTAAAATAATCCGATGAGTATGCGCCTTCGGGGAACCTGGCCGGCCTGCCGTTTTCACGGTATGTCGGCGCAAAACCTGCCTCCCGCCAGGCCCGGCTCTGATCTGTGCCGAAATGATTGGATGCACCATCAAGGAGCGCAAAACTCTGCTCGAAGCCTCGTACCGATGGCCCTCTATCGGGTGTCATACCCAGATGCCACTTGCCGCTCATCAAGGTCCTGTAGCCACCGGCGTGCAGCAGTTCTGCGATGGTGGCGACACGATCGTTCAGATATGTCTCATAGCCGGGCACACCGCGCGTGGCCTGATTGGGCAACTCAGCCATGGTGCCAAGTCCCGCTTGGTGATTGTCGACACCACTCATCAGCATGGCGCGAGTCGGGGAACATGCCGGTGCCGTGTGAAATCCGCTGAAGCGTACGCCGGAGTACGCCAATGCATCCAGATTGGGCGTTGCAATCTCGCCGCCGAAGCTGCCGAGGTCCGACCAGCCCAGATCGTCAGCAACAATCACCAGGAAATTGGGTCGCTGTGCCAATGGCTTGTCCGGCAACACTTGTTCTGCAACGGAGGGCTGGGCAGCGGCGGGCGGGAAACCCGCAGCCAGTGACGCAACAAGAGCGATTACAAGATATAGCTGCATTGATATCAGCGCCGCCACGACTTCAAACACATTGAGCTATTTCCAGATGCATCCAATCTTGCCTCACAAATTTGTTTATTATTGCATATGTTATGGTAGCATTGTATAACTGTCGAATAAATACCGATACCAATAAATCGGGAAAGTGAGGGAGAGGCTACAAAATGAAAACCAATAAACTCTGTTCAGGCACAGTCGGGACCGTATGGATCCCTCGCAATATACTCCTGTGCGCCAGCGTATCTGCCACCCTGCTTACGCTTTCCACCGGCGCCCAGAGGCTCAATGCCGCTGAAGCACTGGGCAATAGTGAGGATAGACAGGGTATAGAGGAAATTATTGTCACGGCCCGCAAGCGCACGGAGAACCTGCTCGACATCCCGGTTGCCGTGTCGGTGCTGTCGGAAGGCAAGATCGCCGCAACGGGCGTCAGGGATATTACCGAAATTTCCGACTTTACCCCGGGGCTAACCTCACAGGGCCAGGGCGCTGGCGGATTACCCGACAGGTCGGCCAATCGCCTGGTGTTCCGCGGCCTGTCTACCAGCTTCGGCTCCGTCTTTATCAATGGCGCGCCCTATACCGCCGACAACTCACCGGATGTCACCGACCTGGAAAGGGTCGAGGTTCTTACCGGCCCGCAGAGCGTTTACTTCGGGCGCGCGACGTTTTCCGGCGCGCTCAACTTCGTGACCAAGCCGCCGTCGGACGAATTCCAGGCCCGCCTCAGCGCTGATGTGGGAACTGACGACTATAACGAATTTAGAGGCGTCGTCGAGGGTCCGGTCCTTGACGAGAACCTGAGCGTTCGCCTGAGTGTCCGGCATTACGATTTCGGTGGGCAATATCGCTCCGCGGTAAACGGCATAGATCTCGGCGAGCAGCGCACCGACAATGTGACGGTCGCCCTGGCCAGCAGCCCCGGCGACAATCTTGATATGTCGCTGTTCTACGCTTTTAGCCGGGAAGAAGACAGCCACCCGGCAACGGCCAAACTGCAGACCTTCGGAACCACACCGCTGCTCGATTGCGACCTGGGCGGTACCAACGCCTACTACTGTGGCCGACTCCCGGATTATTCGGATATTGGTTCCGCCCAGATTGGCGACAATATCGTCGTTACCGACCTGATCAGGGACGTGTTCGTCAATAATTCCCTCGACCTTTCCGGGTTCGATCTCGGGCCATCCCTCGATCACTTTGGTCTCAAGCGGGACATTCATCATGTGAACGGCAGAATTGATTTCGAAACCGACGCCGGCTGGCAACTCACGACGCTGGCTTCCTATACCCAGACGTCATTGACCAATCTCCGCGCGCTTATCGGTCGCGACACCTCGGATGTCCCCAATATCTTCAGGTCACCCGACCCTGCTACAGCGGCGCAGCAACCGGACTTCATTCAGTTGGCGGGACTCGCCAAGCGCGAAACCAACGATCTGTTCGGTGAGTTCAGGATTTCTTCTCCACAGGACAATCGACTTCGCGCCACAGCCGGTGCAAGCTACTTCAAGGTCTATGGCCCGGCAACTGTCGGCATGCTGATGACAAACATTGGTCCGTTGCCCTCAACCTTCGATGGCGGGACCGATTCCGGCGTCGAGACGTCAGCGGTGTTTGGCGGAATCTATTTCGATACCACCGAAGACCTGACGATTAGCGCCGAAGCGCGCTATCAGTGGGACTCCATTTCCCAAAAGACCGTGTTTCCGGTGCCGGGTCCACAGCTGGAAAAGACCTTCAAGAGCTTTTCCCCGCGCCTTACGGCCGATTATCAGGTAGCACCTGAACACCTGCTCTATGCGACCTTTTCCCGAGGCTACAAACCCGGTGGATTCAACTCGGTGCTGCCGACCCTCGATCCCGAGCTGGCCGCTCAGGTACCCCCCGGCTTCGATTCATTCTTTGACGAGGAACAGCTGGACAATTACGAGGTGGGCCATAAAGGCAATTGGCTTGACTATAAACTGCGTACCACACTGGCTCTCTACCATATGCAGCTCACCGATGGTCAGGTCAGCGAAGCGGTTTTCCTGCCCGGCCCGCCGGCGACACCCATGACGCTGGTCAGCAACGTTGGCAAGGTGGACCTCCGGGGCGCAGAACTGAATGCGGACCTGTTTGTGAACGATCACCTCACGATCTCCGGCACTCTTGACTACAACGATAACGAGATCAAACAGTCCGTTTTCTCCGACGGTCTGTTTATACAAGGCTCGACCGACGTCAGCGGCAACATGCTGGACCATGTGTCCAAGGTGCGCCTCAGCCTCTCGCCGGTGTTTAGCTTTGCCGGTCCCGGAGGCGGAACCGTCCAGCTGAGATTCGACTGGCTTTACCGCAGCAAATGGTATATCGACAACAGTAATAGTGCCTATGTCCCGGCACGCCATTTAGTGAACTCCCGTCTGACTTACGATCTGGGTGACAAGTACAGCTTCGAGCTCTACGTCAAGAATCTGTTTGATGACGATACGCTAGCTGAAGCCTTGCGGGCGCCAGAAACGCTTTATTCAGAAACTCCGCCGATGTTGACGCCGGTTATAACGCCAACCCAGAACACCATTTTTACTGGTCTGCCAGAACAGCGAAGGTTTGGCATAAAGTTTAGCGTCCGTTTTTGAGCCCGCGTCATCTGTCCAGCCATATCCTCAACCGATGGTATGGCTGGAACCATTTGGTAACAGGATATCCAACGTGAAGCCATACTTGATTACAGTGGTTTTAATTATCATTGCCCCCTCCCTATCTGCTGAAAGTGCTGCGAAGCCTCCCCGTCTCAAGGCACATTCCCTGACTGATAGTGCGTTCTGGATAGAAGGCGGAACTGCAAACGCAGGCTTCGTTATCGGTAACGACGGCGTCCTGCTTATCGATGCGCAGCGCACCCCGGCTGAAGGCGCTGCGCAGATGGCGTTAATTGAAACCATAACATCCAGACCGATTACCGCCATTGTAATAACCCATGCCGATCCGGATCACGTCGGAGGCCTTCCCGCCTACCCTGCCGGTGCCCGGATAATCATGCAGGAAAACGCGCGGGCGCAGATTCTCTCTGCCGCGACCGACAATCATGGAGGGCCGCTGTTCGGCCCCATGTACCGGAAACTGGCTGCCAATCATCTGCCCGATCAAACCGTTGCCGACCTGGAACGGATAACCATCGCGGGAATCCGGGTCACGCTGATTCACACCGCTCCAGCGCATACCAGCGGTGACCTCGTCGTCCATCTCCCTGAGCAGAAACTGGTCTTCGGCGGGGACATCGTGTTGTCCAATCAGGGCCGCTTTCCCATTATCCATGTAGGCGGATCGTCGCTGGGATGGCTGGCGGCAATGAATGAAATTCTGGCCCTTGATGCCAAGGTGATTGTTCCCGGCCACGGTCCTGTCGAAACCCGGCGACAACTTGAAACCAGAGTCGCGGATGCGAAACGGCGCAGGGCAGAGATTAAGAAAATGGTCGAGGCGGGCAAGTCATTGGCGCAAATCGATGTTA
It contains:
- a CDS encoding 2Fe-2S iron-sulfur cluster-binding protein, translating into MPSITISTRENEQHIVESENDMSLMEVIREAGIDEVAAICGGCCSCATCHVYIEPGFMQNLPKISEDEDALLDSTSHRNENSRLSCQVTISDDLNGMRVVIAPED
- a CDS encoding aromatic-ring-hydroxylating dioxygenase subunit beta, with amino-acid sequence MNQDTTSAAERVGDTVNSEYIMLKEKIEHFFAYEGELLDERNFDAWLELFAEDARYWMPLARNVKHNDTEAEYTREQSDAAWFDEDKKTLLQRVMQLKGGDHWAEEPFSRTTHIITNIRIQSRSETDVTVKSRFIVYVNRREEEVRLFVGKRIDVLRITDHGFLVQKRSIFLDQSKLLFKNLTTFF
- a CDS encoding aromatic ring-hydroxylating oxygenase subunit alpha, whose translation is MAKDKDVNMKCNSNDERLVDAEAGLVDRTVFTDQKIFEREITEVFGKSWLFVGHESQIPNSDDFFLSQAGRDAVVVTRDSDGEVQVLLNVCTHRGMPVCRYDQGNAKMFTCPYHGWTFSNKGDLTGLPLAKEGYCDRLDRKQWGLVKARVTCYYGSIWATFNDEVLPFEETLGDMTLMLRDFLQGPDGEDDGLEVVDGILKFEIHSNWKLGAENSAGDLYHDVSHNSVQRVGIALSGLRGRHAWNADKHTFKTLNVAYPEGGHAARVNLYDDEQREYHSQWSQIPEVDDYFREAHDARQKRLGEKGRLLNRGGIVFPSIAYNSANRWQITLAVPRSPGRTEMWKWYFVPKKAPQEVKDALRHYLLRYGGPSGMVEQDDIENWASAQVGAQSLAAQHLPMNYMLHMGEAKWAWPVPWLGEGAYVDEGVSEHAQRVFYQRWSEMMGHPVRSRGQEESK
- a CDS encoding arylsulfatase, whose product is MFEVVAALISMQLYLVIALVASLAAGFPPAAAQPSVAEQVLPDKPLAQRPNFLVIVADDLGWSDLGSFGGEIATPNLDALAYSGVRFSGFHTAPACSPTRAMLMSGVDNHQAGLGTMAELPNQATRGVPGYETYLNDRVATIAELLHAGGYRTLMSGKWHLGMTPDRGPSVRGFEQSFALLDGASNHFGTDQSRAWREAGFAPTYRENGRPARFPEGAYSSDYFTDRLIRLLEDGAGQANDSRPFFAYLAFTAPHWPIQAPQKDIAKYKGRYDGGYEVLSRARLARQKRLGLVPLDAVPHAMELARPWDSLSTEEKEIEARKMEVYAAMVDRMDWNIGRLVAALKRLGWYNNTLVLFLADNGPDGREDLSPDHLNNLPPAPEIGVDNGLENIGNATSYVSYGPGWAQANSTPSRLMKGYPTEGGIRVAAFAAGKLVKGGGRILNANLDVRDVAPTLLDLAGLSQPARFAGRPILPYEGRSMRKVLNGRMSIVRSADEPLGYELLYRRALRKGDWKAVFLPKPEKGAPVRSVGEGRWQLFNIADDPGETSDLADLKPAKLQELVADYESYAREKGVVPLYP
- a CDS encoding TonB-dependent receptor, with translation MKTNKLCSGTVGTVWIPRNILLCASVSATLLTLSTGAQRLNAAEALGNSEDRQGIEEIIVTARKRTENLLDIPVAVSVLSEGKIAATGVRDITEISDFTPGLTSQGQGAGGLPDRSANRLVFRGLSTSFGSVFINGAPYTADNSPDVTDLERVEVLTGPQSVYFGRATFSGALNFVTKPPSDEFQARLSADVGTDDYNEFRGVVEGPVLDENLSVRLSVRHYDFGGQYRSAVNGIDLGEQRTDNVTVALASSPGDNLDMSLFYAFSREEDSHPATAKLQTFGTTPLLDCDLGGTNAYYCGRLPDYSDIGSAQIGDNIVVTDLIRDVFVNNSLDLSGFDLGPSLDHFGLKRDIHHVNGRIDFETDAGWQLTTLASYTQTSLTNLRALIGRDTSDVPNIFRSPDPATAAQQPDFIQLAGLAKRETNDLFGEFRISSPQDNRLRATAGASYFKVYGPATVGMLMTNIGPLPSTFDGGTDSGVETSAVFGGIYFDTTEDLTISAEARYQWDSISQKTVFPVPGPQLEKTFKSFSPRLTADYQVAPEHLLYATFSRGYKPGGFNSVLPTLDPELAAQVPPGFDSFFDEEQLDNYEVGHKGNWLDYKLRTTLALYHMQLTDGQVSEAVFLPGPPATPMTLVSNVGKVDLRGAELNADLFVNDHLTISGTLDYNDNEIKQSVFSDGLFIQGSTDVSGNMLDHVSKVRLSLSPVFSFAGPGGGTVQLRFDWLYRSKWYIDNSNSAYVPARHLVNSRLTYDLGDKYSFELYVKNLFDDDTLAEALRAPETLYSETPPMLTPVITPTQNTIFTGLPEQRRFGIKFSVRF
- a CDS encoding MBL fold metallo-hydrolase, with protein sequence MKPYLITVVLIIIAPSLSAESAAKPPRLKAHSLTDSAFWIEGGTANAGFVIGNDGVLLIDAQRTPAEGAAQMALIETITSRPITAIVITHADPDHVGGLPAYPAGARIIMQENARAQILSAATDNHGGPLFGPMYRKLAANHLPDQTVADLERITIAGIRVTLIHTAPAHTSGDLVVHLPEQKLVFGGDIVLSNQGRFPIIHVGGSSLGWLAAMNEILALDAKVIVPGHGPVETRRQLETRVADAKRRRAEIKKMVEAGKSLAQIDVTLPPETANSMFPSFNYTTYDELTQGYPPQRPPWASLVKPPR